A window from Opitutia bacterium ISCC 52 encodes these proteins:
- a CDS encoding HEAT repeat domain-containing protein, translated as MKASKFRIIFYLLGSFCLFASFSLNAQEAATEDAQLTHEETISRALTDLQSANVDARVGSIMLLGKYEDPSALNGVVKGLSDAHVRVRRAALVSLVEIQASMPPHAVEPMMLLLNDEDAEIRRMVSSSLAMLINLWNSYNRGSQLIPIRPTLPLQVRQRFINAFLDEDVVVRRNMLNYYFYLGIQLPETVLASLLGDTDDMVRLEALRLSARINRHTTVLQQAESLVIDSVQSIRLLFANMLATDLTGSAMPWLEILLEDDNAEVVNEAQLSIFRLNPGFPMAQKITQAVLAGSYNQEQGTTFIKNLTVLGTDVRSLVDQLLKSDNPTYRLEALRIYLGYADIKADSSRILELAQDKSERVRIQVLNFLRSSREKVPEKIIEELAFARDSKVRETALGLTRRYDDKEAEPMLFDFLIDEDSRIRMMTLDELVRRGMPDVKETLHLSMEDSDWLIQRRAVMHLIGMNDPEELNFLKSVVDKDPQHPLALYIKDQMLKRLGVQL; from the coding sequence ATGAAGGCATCGAAGTTTAGAATCATTTTTTATCTACTGGGCAGTTTCTGTTTATTCGCTTCCTTTTCACTGAACGCACAAGAAGCCGCCACTGAGGATGCGCAGCTCACGCATGAGGAAACCATCAGCCGTGCGTTAACTGACTTGCAATCAGCCAATGTAGATGCCCGTGTGGGATCCATCATGCTTCTGGGTAAGTATGAAGATCCCAGTGCATTGAATGGTGTGGTAAAAGGCTTATCCGATGCTCATGTGCGAGTGAGGCGGGCAGCGTTGGTTTCTCTAGTTGAAATTCAGGCTTCCATGCCACCCCATGCAGTAGAACCGATGATGCTGTTACTTAATGATGAGGATGCAGAGATTCGTCGCATGGTGTCTTCGAGTTTAGCTATGCTGATCAACTTGTGGAATTCGTATAATCGAGGAAGCCAGTTGATTCCAATTCGCCCAACGTTGCCTCTTCAGGTTCGACAACGATTCATCAATGCTTTTCTCGATGAGGATGTAGTGGTTCGACGGAACATGTTGAATTACTATTTCTACTTGGGTATTCAACTTCCTGAGACAGTGCTCGCGTCTCTATTGGGAGATACGGATGATATGGTGCGCCTCGAAGCCTTGCGCCTTTCTGCCCGCATCAATCGCCATACCACCGTGCTCCAACAGGCCGAGAGTTTGGTCATTGATTCAGTCCAGAGTATTCGTCTGCTCTTTGCCAACATGTTGGCTACTGACCTTACGGGTTCCGCCATGCCTTGGTTGGAAATCTTGTTGGAAGATGACAATGCGGAAGTCGTGAACGAGGCTCAGTTGTCGATATTTCGATTGAATCCTGGTTTCCCTATGGCTCAAAAGATCACCCAAGCTGTCTTGGCAGGGAGCTATAACCAGGAGCAGGGAACGACCTTCATTAAGAACCTCACGGTATTAGGGACGGATGTACGAAGCCTGGTGGATCAATTGCTGAAATCGGACAATCCGACCTACCGTTTGGAAGCCCTGCGAATTTACCTAGGGTATGCTGATATAAAAGCGGATAGCAGCCGCATCCTTGAGTTGGCTCAGGACAAATCGGAGCGGGTGCGTATTCAGGTTCTAAACTTTCTACGATCCAGTCGTGAAAAGGTGCCTGAAAAAATAATAGAAGAATTAGCCTTCGCTCGTGACTCCAAGGTCCGGGAAACTGCACTTGGTTTGACGCGTCGATATGACGATAAGGAAGCTGAGCCCATGTTGTTTGACTTTCTAATCGATGAAGATTCGCGTATCCGAATGATGACTTTGGACGAACTCGTGCGACGTGGTATGCCAGATGTAAAAGAAACCCTACACTTATCCATGGAGGATAGCGATTGGTTGATCCAACGTCGTGCGGTCATGCATCTTATCGGTATGAACGATCCTGAGGAACTCAATTTCTTGAAATCGGTCGTGGACAAAGATCCACAACATCCGCTTGCCCTCTACATAAAAGATCAGATGCTTAAGCGATTGGGTGTCCAACTGTGA
- a CDS encoding biopolymer transporter ExbD produces the protein MARLKKKPEPKSSIPIAPMIDVVFLLLMYYLVTSTLDKQEADISFQLPGVVEQSEPVDMPDEQIIEIGDDGQVIVNEFAYDAPTSSRFLELVGMLTRFKEASDANKLEALVIIAPSDSTTHQMIIKVMDACSVAGITGVNFAISEDY, from the coding sequence ATGGCGCGTTTGAAGAAAAAGCCGGAACCCAAGTCATCAATCCCGATCGCCCCAATGATCGACGTGGTTTTCCTGTTGCTCATGTACTACCTCGTTACTTCGACTCTGGATAAGCAGGAAGCTGATATTTCTTTTCAACTGCCTGGCGTAGTCGAGCAATCAGAACCTGTGGACATGCCCGATGAGCAAATCATTGAGATTGGGGATGATGGCCAGGTGATCGTGAACGAGTTTGCCTACGATGCACCCACTTCGTCACGTTTTCTAGAGCTGGTTGGTATGCTCACTCGCTTCAAGGAGGCCAGCGATGCCAACAAGTTAGAAGCCCTGGTAATCATAGCTCCCAGCGATAGCACCACCCATCAAATGATCATCAAAGTTATGGATGCCTGCTCCGTCGCAGGGATAACAGGCGTTAATTTCGCTATTTCAGAAGACTATTAG
- the argH gene encoding argininosuccinate lyase produces the protein MSKSSKQATWGGRFSKGPAELMLRFSESVSFDQRLALFDLQCSEAHSAMLEEVGILSASEKEAIHTGLATLRSEIESGEFAWDMSLEDVHMNIEQVLTERVPEAAKLHTARSRNDQVATDMRLFFKAACSELQSALEAVLSALLDQAEKNQQIYIPGYTHLQRAQPVSVAHHLLAYAEMISRDLIRVAAVQDQANWCPLGSGAIAGTTLPIDRESSAQKLGFVDQDGHVRVTQNSMDAVSDRDVHLDFTYACSVVGIHLSRLAEDLILWCSSEFGFVDLPQNFCTGSSLMPQKKNPDAMELVRGKSGRVVGDLQTLLTMVKGLPLTYNRDLQEDKPPVFDALEQSLISLQVVEGVVSGMEMIHDKCAEAVADPALLATDVVDYLVQKGVPFRNAHHIIGALVALAEEKSLPLNELSLQDVQGVDEHFEADWVDCFDVVKALEAREKVGMPGPNEVKSQIVRLRGKLA, from the coding sequence ATGAGTAAGTCATCCAAGCAGGCAACCTGGGGTGGCCGGTTTTCTAAGGGACCGGCTGAGCTCATGTTGCGTTTCAGTGAGTCCGTGTCGTTCGACCAGCGGCTTGCTTTGTTCGACCTTCAATGCAGCGAAGCTCACTCTGCTATGCTTGAGGAAGTCGGAATTTTGAGCGCTTCCGAGAAGGAAGCCATCCATACCGGATTGGCTACACTCCGTAGCGAGATTGAATCAGGAGAATTTGCCTGGGACATGTCTCTGGAAGACGTGCACATGAACATTGAGCAAGTGCTCACTGAGCGGGTACCCGAGGCGGCGAAATTACATACTGCACGGTCTAGGAATGACCAGGTTGCCACCGACATGCGGCTCTTTTTCAAAGCAGCTTGTAGCGAACTGCAATCCGCCTTGGAAGCTGTACTCTCCGCCTTGTTGGATCAGGCTGAAAAGAATCAGCAGATTTACATACCTGGATATACCCACCTCCAGCGCGCCCAACCTGTGAGTGTCGCTCACCATTTGTTGGCCTACGCAGAAATGATCAGTCGCGATCTTATCCGGGTTGCAGCCGTTCAAGACCAGGCCAATTGGTGCCCTCTAGGCTCCGGTGCCATTGCAGGGACAACCTTGCCGATCGATCGGGAAAGTTCAGCCCAGAAACTAGGATTTGTGGACCAAGACGGACACGTCCGGGTCACACAGAACAGCATGGATGCCGTAAGCGACCGGGATGTGCACCTGGATTTCACATACGCCTGCTCGGTTGTTGGGATCCATTTATCCAGATTGGCCGAGGATCTCATCCTCTGGTGCAGCTCTGAATTTGGCTTTGTCGACTTGCCGCAGAACTTTTGCACTGGGTCTTCTCTTATGCCGCAGAAGAAGAATCCGGATGCCATGGAATTAGTCCGGGGCAAATCGGGCCGTGTCGTGGGAGACCTCCAAACCTTGCTTACCATGGTCAAGGGCTTGCCGCTTACCTACAATCGGGATCTTCAAGAGGACAAGCCGCCTGTGTTTGATGCACTTGAGCAATCACTCATTTCTCTTCAAGTCGTTGAAGGAGTCGTTTCCGGTATGGAAATGATTCATGATAAGTGTGCTGAAGCAGTGGCTGACCCTGCTCTGCTGGCTACCGACGTGGTTGATTATCTAGTCCAAAAGGGAGTTCCGTTCCGAAATGCTCACCATATTATTGGGGCCTTGGTCGCTTTGGCAGAAGAGAAATCTTTGCCGCTCAACGAGTTGTCTCTCCAGGATGTCCAAGGGGTGGATGAACACTTTGAGGCTGATTGGGTGGATTGTTTTGATGTGGTTAAAGCCCTGGAAGCTCGTGAGAAGGTTGGAATGCCGGGGCCCAATGAGGTAAAATCCCAGATTGTCCGCCTACGTGGGAAGCTGGCTTAG
- a CDS encoding redoxin domain-containing protein codes for MNTRSKKFALGALLFISGLSLTARELPNFNLLDTRENNVELYGARGKAVALFFTGTGCPIARKSVQTFTKLEREYAAQGIEFWIVNSYADESARDIRREIGRLGLRDMTYLLDTKQTVAYAYGVNRTAEVILIDTFSWEPVYRGAINDQLSEGAEKPKATKHYLKDAMDQLLAGDEITTPRTRSVGCIISYPKVSTSDDAPDYAAQVAPILKKNCVECHQPGAIGPWSMTSHSRVSNYSAMMEEVLLTRRMPPWDPHPKYGNFIGEQNLTREEEHTLLSWIKAGSPKSEGHDPLTDPLPETPYWRLGKPDAVIKLPEVQQVKATGIEPYRYIEVKNPFNEDVWLNGMDVKPGNLTVVHHVILYVNWPGAPRDGGRLGQFFYGWAPGADSLKYPEGVAKRLPANSTLTLEIHYTTTGEPESDMTEMAFYLADGPQERNGETRQAIDTDLDIPPGESDARHMATYAFKKPSTIYGLFPHMHFRGKWMRYELLTPDGKRKTLLHVPRYDFQWQLSYYLKEPLRVPAGSWLVVTGSFDNSVGNPNNPDPTQRVVFGEQSWDEMFIGFFEAADDPDPEVALK; via the coding sequence ATGAATACAAGATCTAAGAAATTCGCCCTAGGCGCTTTGCTGTTTATATCCGGACTGTCCCTGACAGCGCGTGAGTTGCCCAACTTCAACCTGCTCGATACGCGGGAAAATAACGTTGAGCTCTATGGTGCACGTGGAAAGGCAGTGGCGCTGTTCTTTACTGGCACGGGTTGCCCGATTGCTCGGAAGAGCGTTCAGACCTTTACGAAACTCGAGCGAGAATACGCTGCCCAGGGAATTGAATTCTGGATCGTTAATTCCTATGCCGATGAATCGGCGCGAGACATTCGTCGTGAGATCGGACGATTGGGACTTCGGGATATGACCTACCTGCTCGATACTAAACAGACGGTGGCTTATGCCTACGGGGTCAATCGCACCGCTGAGGTGATTTTGATTGATACCTTTTCTTGGGAGCCTGTTTACCGCGGTGCTATCAATGATCAGCTCAGTGAAGGAGCCGAAAAACCCAAGGCGACCAAACACTATTTGAAGGATGCAATGGATCAACTGCTGGCTGGTGACGAGATCACAACTCCACGAACGCGGTCGGTCGGGTGTATTATTTCCTATCCGAAAGTCAGCACATCGGATGACGCACCCGACTACGCGGCTCAGGTTGCGCCGATATTGAAGAAGAATTGCGTGGAGTGTCATCAGCCTGGCGCGATTGGGCCCTGGAGTATGACCAGTCATAGTCGGGTATCCAATTACTCCGCCATGATGGAGGAGGTGCTGTTGACCCGGCGCATGCCTCCTTGGGATCCTCATCCCAAGTACGGAAATTTTATCGGTGAACAGAACCTGACCCGTGAAGAGGAGCATACCCTGCTCAGCTGGATCAAGGCCGGTAGCCCCAAGAGTGAAGGGCACGATCCGTTGACCGATCCGCTACCTGAAACGCCCTATTGGCGTCTTGGGAAACCGGATGCAGTTATTAAGCTTCCAGAAGTCCAACAGGTTAAAGCAACCGGGATTGAGCCCTACCGCTACATTGAGGTGAAGAATCCATTCAACGAAGATGTGTGGCTCAACGGTATGGATGTGAAACCCGGGAATCTGACGGTGGTCCATCACGTCATTCTTTACGTGAATTGGCCAGGTGCACCGAGAGACGGCGGCAGGCTGGGGCAGTTCTTCTACGGGTGGGCACCGGGTGCCGATTCTCTGAAATACCCGGAGGGCGTTGCCAAGCGTCTACCGGCTAATTCGACGCTGACTCTGGAAATCCATTATACTACCACCGGGGAGCCAGAGTCGGACATGACCGAGATGGCTTTCTACCTGGCTGATGGTCCACAGGAGCGGAATGGTGAAACACGGCAGGCCATCGATACTGACCTGGATATTCCTCCGGGCGAGTCCGATGCCCGCCACATGGCTACCTATGCATTTAAGAAGCCATCGACGATCTACGGATTGTTCCCTCATATGCATTTCCGCGGTAAATGGATGCGGTATGAGCTCCTAACCCCTGATGGAAAACGCAAGACCTTGCTCCACGTACCGCGGTACGATTTCCAGTGGCAGCTATCATACTATTTGAAAGAACCGCTTCGCGTACCGGCAGGTTCTTGGCTGGTGGTAACGGGTTCATTTGATAATTCGGTTGGCAACCCCAACAATCCTGACCCAACCCAACGCGTGGTCTTTGGCGAGCAATCCTGGGATGAAATGTTTATTGGCTTCTTTGAAGCCGCGGACGATCCGGACCCGGAAGTGGCGTTAAAGTAA
- a CDS encoding biopolymer transporter ExbD produces the protein MIKRRKRQQPEEEFQMAPMIDMVFLLLVFFMCVSSLSQAEKPDAVKELPESHASEVPDDVSDRGIISVKTDGSLYLGPSSITMEDLKTRIGGKIKDNPNLQIFVRADKATPFAEIKKILEACAEMGAYEVIYATFQASE, from the coding sequence ATGATTAAACGCAGGAAACGTCAGCAACCGGAAGAGGAGTTCCAAATGGCTCCCATGATCGATATGGTTTTCCTGTTGTTGGTGTTTTTCATGTGCGTCAGCTCACTCTCCCAGGCAGAGAAACCGGATGCAGTTAAAGAGCTACCCGAGTCGCATGCCAGCGAAGTGCCTGATGATGTGTCGGACCGTGGTATCATTTCCGTTAAGACAGATGGATCACTCTATCTAGGGCCATCGAGTATCACGATGGAGGATCTGAAAACGCGGATCGGTGGAAAGATCAAAGACAACCCAAACCTCCAGATCTTCGTTCGCGCCGACAAGGCGACCCCCTTTGCTGAAATCAAGAAAATCCTGGAGGCCTGTGCTGAGATGGGAGCCTACGAAGTCATCTACGCAACCTTTCAAGCTTCGGAATAA
- a CDS encoding DUF4159 domain-containing protein, translated as MQTFKYILILALGHMLLPTMHAVVEAEGEKAEPSLPNKDVPYLKVVQLVQGDMMRRQYADALPSLLAEVRERTTLNVDPFPIYIESFEDEVIFKHPVIYVNFADRADWTLTSGEVKNLRLFIERGGFLFLDAGINASFLRGNVRHGQMHSFADWEVSPEVEAAFKQIYPERRFEPLSRSDVFFKSYYAGLPDATPLPEAIREFIINEKWPQGTYSTMVMREDDRVAVMAMPIMAMGWGKSEFGQWTTRIGFRVREGAEGLSDRLSEAAYGGESYDTTREDGRSDVIYCETPGMPAWVEEPNGDWRVFRYYHSQEISDYAHAFYTRLGVNLFVYIFSQ; from the coding sequence ATGCAAACATTTAAATACATTCTTATTCTGGCCCTTGGCCATATGCTTCTGCCAACGATGCACGCGGTCGTGGAAGCGGAAGGCGAAAAAGCAGAACCGTCCCTTCCCAATAAGGATGTGCCATATCTCAAGGTTGTGCAGTTGGTTCAGGGAGATATGATGCGGCGTCAGTATGCCGATGCATTGCCCAGCCTGCTCGCCGAGGTTCGGGAACGGACTACCCTGAACGTGGACCCGTTTCCCATCTACATCGAATCTTTCGAGGATGAGGTCATTTTTAAACACCCGGTGATCTACGTAAACTTTGCTGATCGAGCCGACTGGACATTGACTTCAGGCGAAGTGAAGAATTTACGGCTCTTCATTGAGCGTGGAGGTTTTCTGTTTCTGGATGCCGGCATCAACGCGTCTTTTCTCCGAGGCAATGTGCGACACGGTCAGATGCATAGTTTCGCCGACTGGGAAGTCAGTCCAGAGGTGGAAGCTGCTTTCAAACAAATTTATCCTGAACGCCGGTTCGAGCCCTTGTCCCGTAGCGATGTGTTTTTCAAGTCCTACTATGCCGGCTTGCCGGATGCCACCCCATTACCTGAAGCAATTCGCGAATTCATCATCAATGAGAAATGGCCGCAGGGAACGTATTCCACAATGGTCATGCGCGAGGATGACCGGGTCGCCGTCATGGCAATGCCCATCATGGCCATGGGTTGGGGGAAATCTGAGTTTGGTCAATGGACCACCCGCATTGGGTTTCGAGTGCGTGAAGGTGCGGAGGGATTATCGGACCGTCTGAGTGAAGCTGCTTACGGAGGTGAGAGCTATGACACCACGCGCGAAGATGGCCGCAGTGATGTGATTTATTGTGAAACACCCGGTATGCCTGCCTGGGTCGAAGAGCCAAATGGGGATTGGCGTGTTTTTCGGTACTACCATAGTCAGGAGATCAGCGACTATGCTCATGCTTTCTATACCCGCTTGGGTGTGAATCTGTTTGTTTATATATTTAGTCAGTAA